TAATGAAATGGACAATAATATTAGACTATAATTGTGTAGTGTGATAAATATTGCTACATCAATAATcacattataattataaatgtatttaagtaACATGCCATGCACCTTAAATTTAAATAATGGTATATGTCAGATTTAGTCTGtagaaagttttttaaagtctaaagAAATGCTTAGAACTATCAACATAGAgttcagcaaaacaaaaaaacatttagaaattagaaagcaaaaagacGATGGGGAAAAAACACTTATCTGCTATTAAGGTAAGTTATGAGAGAGTTCTATGGATATTGTGTGGTGAACGTTTACTTAGAACTTCCTCAactttaacaagaaaaaaaaagtgacgaACCTTAGTATAAACTGTTTCGTTAGATTCGTGGGAACAAAAAATTATTATGCTCTATTAATAATTGGATGTCTGGTAAGTAAAAGGAAAATCATGTGGACAAGATCAgagaaataggtaaaatatatttattgctcATTATTAGCCAGGCACTTTcagaagtattttataaattaacttaAATTTTCAACATCATAATCATATACGAAGGATACtgttattttttgcattttgtcaATGACACAACTGAGTCACAGGGAAAACTAGCCATGCTCGAAGAATGTGCTTGAGTttactcttgatttttttatattacttatattaATAATACTATTTTGGAATGTTTTTCAATCTTAACAAGACAGattgaaaactgagaaaatttgtCATGATTTTTGTACCTCcctgtatattttatatgcaaCACATATTGTCATTCTATACAATATGTTTTCAAAACCCTTCTTGTCTTCTGCACCACAATACAAACTAGtgtaattttaaagagaaaattatgagAGAGAgtcagggggctgggggaggaagaaagaaggaggtctttaaaggaaatacaaactttttaaattgtaatactAGGGCTCCGTATCCTCACTATTGGATGCAGACTGCCTATATAGTGAGACTCAACTATTCATGAAACACTTGTACTTTTTCAGTAACAAGACTTCAAGGAAACACATGAAGGTGACAAGGAAAGTTTGCGATTCAGCTTTACATTTTAGTCAGTGACCTCTTGCTCTCACAAAACATTAGCAGTCAAATCTAAATGGGAGGGAAAGTCAAATCCAAGATATATATCAAATaagacagaaaatggaaataaaatataaaatgtgatgaGAAGGAAGCACCCATAGTATTTTGGACTATGGTATAGATAAAGCAATCTTGACTTTTCTTAAGTCTCCCCTATAATGACCAAAAATGCACAGTTGTAGAACCTAGGAATCTGAGGATATTTGTAAAGATAGTTTTTAAATGCAACTGAGTTCATATTTTTTGCTTCATTGATAACCACTCTATGTATATCAAATGTCTCTGAATCATAAATGCAGACTGAGCAGGAGGCAGGACTCAGTGATGAGAAACCACACAGTAACAACTTTTATCCTGCTGGGACTCACAGATGAGCCACAGCTGAAGACTCTGGTTTTCATCTTCCTGTTTCTCACCTACATGCTGAGCGTCACTGGGAACCTGACCATCATCTCCCTCACCTCCACAGACTCTCACCTCAAAActgccatgtactttttcctacaAAACTTCTCCTTCTTGGAAATCGCATTTACATCTGCTTGTATTCCCCAATACTTGTACAACATAGCAACAGGTGATAAGACCATCACATACAACAGTTGTGCTACGCAACTATTTTTTACTGATCTCTTTGCTGTAACTGAGTTTTTCCTCCTGgccgccatgtcctatgaccgctacgtggccatctgcaaacccctgcattacgTGACCATCGTGAACCACACGGTCTGTAGGAAACTCATCATTGGTTCCTGGCTGGCTGGCTTGTTGATCATCATCACCCCACTCAGCCTGGGCCTAAAGCTGGAATTCTGTGACTCCAACGTCATTGACTATTTTTTTTGTGATTTAGCCCCCCTCCTAAAGATCTCATGCTCAGAAACGTGGCTCATAGAGGAAACGGTCACAGTCTGTGCTGTGTTGACCTTTATCATGACACTCGTGTGTGTGGTTCTATCCTACGTACACATCCTCAAGACCATTTTGCAATTcccttctgcccagcaaaggaaaaaggcattTTCTACATGTTCTTCCCACATGATCGTGGTCTCCATCAGCTATGGAAGCTGTATCTTCATCTATGTTAAACCTTCACCAAAGGACTCACTGGCTGTTAATAAGGGAGTGACAATTCTCACTACTTCCATTGCTCCCATGCTGAATCCTTTCATTTACACCTTGAGAAACAAGCAAGTGAAACAAGCTTTCAATGATGCAATCAAAAGAATTGCATTATTCAAAAAGGACTAATGGAATTCACTCATTAGAATGATCAGTTTTTCATAAAAAGATCATTAGTTCCTCAGTGTGTGCCTTTGAGTTTTCAAATCATTTCCATCCTAGGATGGAAAttgtctcagtttcctctcttaaaaagaagagaaaatacatttctaagaaacaaaagaatgaacTTACACCTTAGCAAGCCTTGACAAAactgctaaaaacaaaagaaacaaaagccacAAGTTCATTGTATATTTCAAAGAGGATAATTGTGCtgattgcctttttcttttccagattttaagactttttggatgccaagcagaaaaaaaaaaaaaactggtactGGAAAGTAGACTGGAAAATCCATTAATGTCTTATTGCTTTGAAGGGATCCAAGACCAGggcattcaataaaatataaacatcgcaaagaacaataacaaaaatagtatttttcagttaaaaaggGAAACTATTTCAAATTATCGTATCTTAATGTAGAAGCTGAATTCTAACTATAGTCCCCTACGATATTGAATATCTAAAAATGACAGACTAACAGAtcaatttaaacagaaaacatgTGAATTTAAAGTGTTAATAGCTCCTCGAAGTAAATTTGTGAGGAAAGGGATAGATAGCTACATCTGTGTTTGCTTCTACATTTTCACTATGACTCTATGGATTTGTTGGTAACAAgctaaaataattagaagataGTAAAACTGCAAAAAGTGAAAGTAAGTGAAAAACCTGGAATGCATCTAGATTTGGCACTCAAAGGATGTGACAGTGCTTACTACTTCCTATACTGAACTTCATTCTGTTGACTTACGTAGACTGCCaattatttctccagcaaaaaaacaacaaaaacaaaacaaaacaaaaaaacaaaaaaaacaaggaatttttatttgtagTCTGCAACCATGGTGAGCCACATACACATCCTCACACAACAAGAAGAGGAGGACAATTCtaaagaggggaaaggaagctGGGAGGACTATAGTACACAAAGTGTGCATGGTTTTTCACTGGCTGAGTCCTGACagtctctcattggctgagctctggccaggcaagaagaggaagtctttcttcttcttcttgggcTCTGCTGTTGTCCTAGGGCTTAAGAAACCCCATTCAAGGCTTCTTACTTCTTTCTATTTGGTTGACTTTTCCACTGATTAACTTTTTCAGTTTATACCTTGAGAAACACAAGTAGAACAGATGTCCATAACCTTTCCAGGAACTTGACCTATCGCAAAAAGAATTCTATAGCAGTAGCAGGTGGAAATAATCCTCTTTTGATATGTtggattttctaaaatataacactaaaatcaattcatttttatttcataatatggctactagaaaatCCCAAGTTACCTCTGTGGCTCATGTTATATTGAAAGGCTTCAGATTAACCAAGCTGCTTACTAGACCCAAAATTCAAATTCTGTATATTTGACCCCAAATTTTGTTTCCGACTTAAGGAAGTCTTCACCAGACAAACACTTTCAACAAGATATCTTCAAGAAACTCCTCAAGCAAACTCTACATGTATTAAAACCCCTATAAGTAACACAAATAACAGAAATGTTCACAGTAAGCTTAACCTATGAAATGCAATGCATCTTCTTAATAGAAGGCTGATAATGAAAAGTGAAATTAATCTGTGGAAAACTAAAAGAGCTATTGAATGAACATATAGATGTTGTGACCACTGAAATAGCTCTAATTTTCCTTCGAAAAGAGTTGAACTGCTACATATGTATAAATTGATATAAAAAATGGGAATCTGAATATTTGAGCCATGCTGCTGCTTAAAGCAACACTCACTGTATCAAGTGGTTAGTAAGAGCACCAAGGTGAAATGAGATCTGAGACTTTGGGAAGCTCTTTAGATGCAGGCAGAGCTTTTTGGCAAGTCCTGTATCAATTGAAAACATACAATTGATACACATATCTCACTATTTGTGGGACTGAATGTGTTACATTTATTGATATGTATTGTATGGCTCAGAAGATGGTTTATCTTGACAAAGGTTCAgtgtgcacttgaaaagcatGTATATTCTGCTATCCTTTTGGAAAGGAATATAGCAATAAAGAACAAGAGCcataaatacagtaaaaaataaaacatgttgtaAATCAAAATACACCATGCACTAAATCCAAAAAAAGCATGGGCTCGAGTAATATCTACATTATAAAAAGAGCTTCTACATACAGAAACAATAGGATGTACAAATAATTCAAAAGGAAGTGAAGAATAGGAATAGGTAATTTGCCTATGAGCAAATcaagtttaaatataaatacaaaaatatataaaaatttaatcaaaCTCATTTATAGTCCAAGCCAAAATGAAGAGATATTGAGATAGTGGGGGTGTTGAAAAGACCTCTTACCCTTCCGGATTATTAGACCCTGTGGGAAATGGTTTTTCTTCACTGTGTCTGTTGAAATGTAAATTACATGTAAATACAATTGTAATGGtaactataaataaaatgtagattgAAATGCAGTGGAAGTTACAATATTGCATCGCTGTATTCACTTAAACTTCtataagaaaacaaactagtgcaCAGAGACAGACAACTTATCAGTGGCTGCCTGagtggggaagggcaggaaggagagggcaCAGGGAAGAACAGAGACGCCCATGGACCCTTGGGGCTGATGgacattttcactctttttacGGTATTAATGTTTTCACAGGCGTGTACAtatgtcaaaatttttaaattgtacactCCAAATACGTGCAGTTTATTGTGTGTTGATTTTCCTTCAGTAAAACTattaagaaaagtaagaaaatgaacaaaataacctGATACTTCTTATCCTCTTTGTCCCCAAGGACACTGGAaccaaagcactttttttttttgtcagttattttgcttttgtcaAATAAAATTACTCCAAAGAGTCATTAGTGACTTCTGAGGGTAAATCACCAAGGacctttttaaattcatttatttgcagGGACagcaaactaaacaaaaaaaaaggaaaaaagaaaagataaggttGGTATTGTTCAAACCTTTTCCTCTGTGCAAAGATACTGAAATTCACAAGAAAACCTTCATCAGACCTACCATTTTCACCTCTGTGGCTTCAGGAATTACTATTTTGATCAACTTAAGGAAGTTATGATTGACTGACAGCAAAGTAAATATAATAAGTTTTCCAACTTAAGTATTGTTTCCCTTTGTTTAACCTCAGTCATATTTTTCTCTGAGACAAAAATTTCACCTGCCTGCATTAAATTCAGAGATATAATCTATCATTTGTGTATTTCAAAGccttcaaaaatatgtattagatGTCTTAATATAAATAGGTAGATATATAAATGAGAATCCTTATATAGTGTATATCCAAAAATGACATAAGCCATATCATCAACTTCACATTGGAAAGTATACATGCCCtcgtgtgggtatgtgtgtgtgtgtacttctcTCTTCATCATTCATTACAATCCCTGccttctttcaaatatttattgaaagacagATGAACCAAAATCTGTTTCTTACATGTCAGCGTCACTTTATTGTATTGTACCTTATAATACTGTATATAATATCCTGTAAGAAAAACTAGTTTTGAACACTGAGTGACGTCTGTAGCATGCCGAGTTGAGTAAGGTTACGTAGTGATGCATGTGCAGccggagagaaggagaaaggatgaCCCCAAAAAGCAGGGAGACTGCAACCATCATTCTCTACTGCTTCTGAAAtggatttaatatatatattgcatatgtCCCAAAATTCTCTGGGAGGGTCCTAGTTTTCAGGCAAACTGTGAGCCATAGGTCAGCACTTCATCCCCACCCTGGTGACTGACTGCCAGTGTGTCTTTAACATTATGAACTGGGCAAACCATCAGATATGGCCCTTCTCCTACTTCGGTATgaataaaatacagttaaaaaacaatgaagagaAAGTCTTCATGAACAAATAAACTACaatttcaaagggaaaattttCTGCTCATTGACACAGGATTATAAAGCATTGAGACACACTGAAAACTGAGAACGTTAAATTACCCCACCACAGTCATTAATTCTGAATGCCTGAGAAAATTACTGTGCAGTAGCATTGGGCACAATCAACAACATCATAAAATGCATGACCTCTGGAATTAACACTGCATTAATAGATAACAGTGAAGAGGGAAATACAGTGTAAATGAAAATGCAATTACTTATCTGAAAaaccagggagggaagagaaggctgTTATGGCCTTTGTCTTTGTTGTAAAGATTATTTCAGAGTATGTCATAATTAATAAAAacagctcttcttttctttctttttttgtcttttcagagtcacaccctcggcatatggaagttcccaggctaggggtcgaatggcagctgtagccactggcctataccacagccgcagcaatgccagatgcaggctagatctgtgaccttcaccacagctcatggcaacgctaaatccttaacccgctgagtgaggccagggattgaacctgcatcctcatggataccagtcacctttgattctgctgagccatgatgggcactccaaaAACAGCTCTTCTTTAAACAGAAAATgctcctactatatagcacaggaaaccatacaCAGTCACTtaggatagaatatgatggaagataatatgagaaaaagaatgtatatatgtatgactgggtcactttgctgtacagcagaaattgatacaacattgtaaaccgaatataattttaaaaaagtttttaaataaaaaatttaaaaaaaccccgcAAGTGCAGGGATAAATAGGAGTCACCTTAAAGCATGTCTCCCCAAGTCAGAAATTTTattgcacatttttaattttcttattgttttctctATGTCCTAGAATATGTGAGCCTTGAGATTAGGAAAAGGTTGTTAAGATGGtatgaaaaggaaatttactTTCTTATGAATAAAACGTAGCCACAGAAATAGCAattaaatggaaaacagaaaataactacAAAATGTTCTAATCATAGACTCAGatttacataaaaaattaattaaaaattcagtatcagaatttaagtataaatatgaagaaatatttttgtctgtgtgtACTGGATAAATTTGGGGTATGTAAActtattcagaaaatattctttagaCATTGACAACACTTGTGGAATCATGTTCATTGTTGCTGCTCTCAGGGTAAGAAGGACGTGATCCCAGCAAACATGTTCTCTGCTAAGAAGTAGCAGAGTGCtaagttttcttgttttcttgtttcttgtttaTGAGGACACAAAAATGGATGCACGGGGTAACGTATTTATGAGAATTGCACAAAACTTATCAGAGGATAAGAGAGGGGTGTTTAGTCAGAAGGGAAGAGGAACTAAGAGGTCCAAGCAATCCAAGCAGGCACAAAGATAACTTCGAAAAATCATATGTGTAAGATTACAGTTCCTTTATAAGAgcgtttcttttaaaaatagataaaggagatgggattaagatggcagaatagaaggactggagctcaacttccctcctaaaaacaacaaaattcacaactaaagactgagcattcttcacccacaTGGactagaaaccttaaaaaagatatcctactccagaagaaaaagaggaggacacgtcaagaggtaggaggggtgattacacaatataagcaaccctatacctcccgggtgggaagccccacagactggaaactaactggttcacagggACTCACCTACAGgcgtgagagttctgagccacacatcaaactctcatgtgcggggatctggcacagggagaaagagcccccggagcatctggcattgaaggccagtggggcttgtgcgcaggagctccacggggaaacggagaccccattcttaaaaggcgcacacagactttcacatgcactgggtcccagggcaaagcaaagtctccataggaatctgggtcaatcctgactgcagttcttggagcacatcctgggaaaacaggaatgaacgtggcttgttgtgagggaaggagattgaaggcaaaactctgggaatattcagcagctgtgcctttctctggaggtggccattttgggaaaatctggccccacccatcagtcagtgctgagaagccccagggcaaacaactaTCCAGGTGGATCACAGCcctacccctcagtaaacaggctaaagacccctcaggcacccagctgcctctaatcccatccagagactaagccccacccaccagggggcaggcatcagcccctcccatcaggatgcctacagcaagccccccataccgatttcagccacaggggggcagacatcagaagtaagagaggctacaactctattatctgtaaaaaggtcaccacaccaaaacctacaaaaatgaaaagacagagaactataactcagatgagggagaaaggaaaaaccccagaaaatcagctaagtgatggggaggagattctcagcctccaggaaaaagactttcgactgttgatgctgaagatgatgcaagacattggaaataaactggaggcaaagatgataACTTACAGGGAACAcggagcaaagagatacaagatatcaaacttaaacaagaagagatgtaaaaatACGATAAAATTGTGTTTAATGTACGGTATTCTGCGTAACACTTGGCACATTGATAGAGACATGTGGAAGGACGCCAAGGGAGGGAAGCTTAGACAGAGTCTTCTGTGTAATGTTTACCCTTGTTCATAGGAGAAAACACACTTatccacaacaacaaaaatagaaaagtcGTAGACAGCTGGAGCAGAGATTCCACGTCCTGGTCAGGATTCTTTAGAGTAAGTCCAAATTACACAGGACGTATCAGCATTTGGACAAGGACTAAACTGTTAACCAGAAGCATAATTTAATGATGTGAGTTTTTCTACGTGGCTCTGAATATGGAAGAATGTGGGGAGGCAAACAACGCTGCTATTCATGAATTGACACTCTATTCGGAACATGTCCACACAGATGCATGTTGTGATTTAAAGTATACTGAACACTGAGCTGATTAGATTAGATTTTACACACGTTAGAGACTCtaagtaataaaattattgaattattgGGCATGCAGGCTGGACAGAAGTCATCAGTGATGAGAAACTATGCAATAACCACCTTCATTCTGCTGGGACTGACAGATGACCCTGAGCTGCAGGTtcggatttttttctttctctgtctcacctaCACCCTGAGTGTAACTGGAAACCTGACCATCATCACACTCACCTCTGTGGATTCCCACCTGAaaacacccatgtacttttt
Above is a window of Sus scrofa isolate TJ Tabasco breed Duroc chromosome 5, Sscrofa11.1, whole genome shotgun sequence DNA encoding:
- the LOC100155931 gene encoding olfactory receptor 6C2-like; the encoded protein is MSLNHKCRLSRRQDSVMRNHTVTTFILLGLTDEPQLKTLVFIFLFLTYMLSVTGNLTIISLTSTDSHLKTAMYFFLQNFSFLEIAFTSACIPQYLYNIATGDKTITYNSCATQLFFTDLFAVTEFFLLAAMSYDRYVAICKPLHYVTIVNHTVCRKLIIGSWLAGLLIIITPLSLGLKLEFCDSNVIDYFFCDLAPLLKISCSETWLIEETVTVCAVLTFIMTLVCVVLSYVHILKTILQFPSAQQRKKAFSTCSSHMIVVSISYGSCIFIYVKPSPKDSLAVNKGVTILTTSIAPMLNPFIYTLRNKQVKQAFNDAIKRIALFKKD